The following nucleotide sequence is from Bacteroidales bacterium.
AAATTGGTGCAGCAAACTTTTTCGGTATTAAAGCCAATACATATGTTACCCCCAAATCTACATCTATACTCGCTTCAATAACCAATAAGAGCATAATGCAGTTGGTAGAAGATATGGGTATGAAAGTAGAACAACGCCCACTACCGCTTGACGAAATAGAAACCTTTGAAGAAGTTGGTGCTTGCGGTACAGCTGCAATTATTAGCCCTATTGGTACTATTATTGACATTGAAACCGGTAAAGAATATAAATTCTGTAAAGATGGAAAACCTGGACCCATTTCTACTCAATTATATCAAACACTTTTAGGAATTCAATTTGGCGATATTCCAGACCCACATCATTGGATTGAAATGCTTGAATAGTCTATTATTTAAAACATAGATAAAGAAAAGTCAGGCCTAATAGTCTGGCTTTTCTCTTTAAAATAAAATATTAACATGTGCAATTTTTTCAAATTATTTAAGTTATATAGACAACAGTATTTTATGAAATAGCCATGAGAACAACTCACTACAATCCAAAAATATTTATAGTGTTTTTGTTTAAAAGGCTTATATCATCGTTTGAACTTAATTAAAAATAATTACAGATGAAAGTTTTAGTTTCCTTTTTGGTTATATTTTTTCTCTTATCATCTTACCATTTATATTCACAAATTCCTATCATGCAGTGGCGTTCGCATTTATCTTATTCGCAGGGCAAAGCCGTTATACCTGCCGAAAATGTTATTTACTGCTTAACCGATGGTGGATTATTTTCATATAACATTTACGATAATTCGATTCAAAAGCTTGATAAAAATTTTGGTCTCTCTGACGTTACCATTACAACCGTTAATTATGATGATAGTAAAAAGTTAGTTGTAATTGGATATGATAATGGCAATATTGACATCATAAAAGGCAATCAAATTATTAATGTATCTGATATTTTTCAAAAACCCATAATAGGCAATAAAGCCATTAATCATATTCGTTTTTATTGTGGATTAGCCTATTTAGCCTGTGGTTTTGGAATAGTAGTGCTCGACTTAGATAAATATGAAATAAAAGAGACTTATTTTATTGGATTAAATGGAGTAAATATAAATGTAACTTCTATCGCTTTTACAGATCATTATATTTTAGCTTCAACAACAGAAGGCGTTTATAAAGCTTTAAAAAATGGTGTTAATTTAGCAAATTACCAAAATTGGAGCAAAATAACCGAAGTGCCCAATTATTTTGGAAATTTCAAAAAGGTTGAATATTTTGATAGTAAAATTTGGCTTTTCTATTGTTCGGGAAATTCTACTGGCGATAGAATTTATATGAGTAATGATAACAACACTTGGGAAGTTTTCGACACTACGATAACTCATGTTTCAGCGATGAAAGTATATAACGATAAAATGATTATTAGCCAATATAACAAAGCCACAATAGTTTCAGCTGGATCCCATGTTAGCATTTATGATGTATGGGGTATAAATCCGCGCGATGCTGCATACGATAAAAATAATAACTTATGGATAGCTGATGGATATGGTGGACTTGTAAAAAAACTGTATAACCACTCTGATGATGTTGTAAGCTTTATTCAACCTAATGGTCCATCAGAAAATAACTGTATGCGCATTGATTGTGGCGAAAACAATTTATGGGTAGCTCGTGGTGCTTTGAGCAGCGCTTGGAATAACCAGTGGGTAAGTGGAAAAATTTTCAGATTCCACAACGAACAATGGACTTCGTTTTCAGCCGATAATAATTCCAAATTAACGAATGTAAAAGATATTTGTTTTGTAAAAGTAGACCCTAAAAATGCTAAACATGCTTATTTTGGGTCGTATGGTATGGGTTTAATCGAAGTTAACGACGGTTCAATAATTGAAGTTTACGACGACCAAAATAGTCCCTTGCAAAACATTTTTCCCGGACAACCGTTTGTTCGTGTTACAGGAATGGATTTCGATTCTAATGGAAATTTATGGATTATTAATTCTGAAGTTAACAACAATCTTACCATTCGTAAATCGGATGGTACCTGGAAATCA
It contains:
- a CDS encoding T9SS type A sorting domain-containing protein, whose translation is MKVLVSFLVIFFLLSSYHLYSQIPIMQWRSHLSYSQGKAVIPAENVIYCLTDGGLFSYNIYDNSIQKLDKNFGLSDVTITTVNYDDSKKLVVIGYDNGNIDIIKGNQIINVSDIFQKPIIGNKAINHIRFYCGLAYLACGFGIVVLDLDKYEIKETYFIGLNGVNINVTSIAFTDHYILASTTEGVYKALKNGVNLANYQNWSKITEVPNYFGNFKKVEYFDSKIWLFYCSGNSTGDRIYMSNDNNTWEVFDTTITHVSAMKVYNDKMIISQYNKATIVSAGSHVSIYDVWGINPRDAAYDKNNNLWIADGYGGLVKKLYNHSDDVVSFIQPNGPSENNCMRIDCGENNLWVARGALSSAWNNQWVSGKIFRFHNEQWTSFSADNNSKLTNVKDICFVKVDPKNAKHAYFGSYGMGLIEVNDGSIIEVYDDQNSPLQNIFPGQPFVRVTGMDFDSNGNLWIINSEVNNNLTIRKSDGTWKSISLANAMGGAKITGELLCTSDGTKWIIFPKGGGLFAYNENGTIDNLSDDKTKAISIISPEGEAISNDVYSIVEDKDGLLWVGTAKGLVFYYNPSQVFESSGFYAQRIKLPNEIEGQANYLFESEVVTALAIDGANRKWVGTLSGGVFLMSADCQKEIYHFKTDNSPLLSNSINDIAIDPKSGEVFFATDKGICSFRSTATEGLEFHHNVEVFPNPVRPNYNGNIAIRGLVKNAHVKITDIAGNLVYETTAEGGQANWNGKNLSGNRVSTGVYLIFSTNDDGSETFVSKILFIN